A stretch of the uncultured Trichococcus sp. genome encodes the following:
- a CDS encoding PTS mannitol transporter subunit IICBA encodes MEQTQQASLKAKVQKLGSTLSSMVMPNIGALIAWGVLTALFIPDGYLPNESFASMVGPMLTYLIPLLVGYTGGKVIAGDRGAVVGAIATMGVIVGTEIPMIMGAMIMGPLGGFTIKKFDAIFQSKIKTGFEMLVNNFSAGLIGFALALVGFQAIGPVVDRLTQAMAAGVETILNAQLIPLTNIFIEPAKILFLNNAINHGILTPLGTEQVSETGRSILFLLEANPGPGLGVLLAFTLFGKGSAKSTAPGAMIIHFLGGIHEIYFPYVMMKPLLFLAVISGGVSGSFVFQLLGAGLRAPASPGSIIAILAMTPMGSYLPVILGVVAGAAASFAVATVILKADSKEAVDNFEESVKATQAAKLSAKGAAGQTSLTNMSGIQHIIFACDAGMGSSAMGASILRKKINAAGLPQDVTNRAINNLTDAANTLIVTQEELKNRAQQKAPNATFVAIENFLNSPKYDEIVATLAGTDLKETVVAPAASRLDVDLANITEIVLVHDDRKGSATMGQKVVERILEREALDIPLRKMHIDELKASPQTLVISKNSLTQAAKQKVPAAVHLSVDSLITTPKYESVVANLKQTA; translated from the coding sequence ATGGAACAGACACAACAAGCTTCGCTGAAGGCAAAGGTTCAAAAGCTGGGCAGTACGCTTTCAAGCATGGTGATGCCGAACATAGGGGCGCTGATCGCCTGGGGAGTTTTGACGGCGCTATTCATCCCGGATGGTTACTTGCCGAATGAGTCCTTCGCTTCAATGGTCGGCCCGATGCTTACGTATCTCATTCCTTTGTTGGTAGGTTATACGGGAGGTAAAGTGATCGCAGGCGATCGCGGTGCTGTAGTCGGCGCCATCGCCACAATGGGTGTGATCGTAGGGACGGAAATCCCGATGATCATGGGCGCCATGATCATGGGACCGTTGGGCGGTTTCACGATCAAGAAATTTGATGCGATTTTCCAGAGCAAAATCAAGACCGGTTTTGAAATGCTCGTCAACAATTTCTCGGCAGGCTTGATCGGCTTCGCTTTGGCACTTGTAGGCTTCCAGGCAATCGGACCGGTGGTTGACCGTTTGACGCAAGCAATGGCAGCCGGGGTGGAAACGATCCTGAACGCACAATTGATTCCTTTAACGAATATCTTCATCGAACCAGCAAAAATTCTTTTCCTGAACAATGCAATCAACCACGGAATATTGACTCCGTTAGGAACGGAACAAGTCAGCGAGACAGGCCGTTCGATCCTCTTCCTGCTTGAAGCGAATCCTGGTCCTGGTTTGGGCGTGTTGTTGGCTTTCACTCTGTTCGGCAAAGGCTCAGCGAAATCGACAGCGCCGGGCGCGATGATCATCCACTTCTTGGGTGGGATCCACGAAATCTATTTCCCTTACGTCATGATGAAACCGCTATTATTTCTGGCGGTCATCTCGGGCGGCGTTTCCGGCAGCTTTGTGTTCCAACTTTTAGGCGCTGGTTTGCGGGCTCCGGCTTCACCAGGTTCGATCATCGCGATTTTGGCTATGACGCCGATGGGTTCTTACCTGCCAGTCATTTTGGGGGTCGTCGCCGGTGCGGCAGCATCTTTTGCGGTAGCAACGGTCATTTTGAAGGCAGACTCCAAAGAAGCAGTCGATAATTTCGAAGAAAGCGTCAAAGCGACCCAAGCCGCAAAATTAAGCGCAAAAGGCGCAGCTGGACAAACAAGTCTGACAAATATGTCGGGCATCCAACACATCATTTTTGCTTGCGATGCAGGGATGGGTTCAAGCGCAATGGGCGCCTCTATCCTGCGCAAAAAAATCAACGCAGCCGGATTACCGCAAGACGTCACCAACCGTGCCATCAATAATCTGACGGATGCAGCCAATACGTTGATCGTCACTCAGGAAGAACTGAAGAACCGGGCCCAACAGAAAGCGCCGAATGCAACGTTTGTGGCGATCGAGAATTTCCTGAACTCGCCCAAATACGATGAAATCGTAGCTACGCTGGCCGGAACCGATCTGAAAGAAACAGTCGTTGCACCTGCGGCATCGCGCCTTGACGTTGACTTGGCGAACATCACTGAAATCGTCTTGGTCCATGATGACCGCAAAGGCTCCGCCACGATGGGACAAAAAGTAGTGGAACGGATTTTGGAGAGGGAAGCGCTGGACATCCCTTTGAGAAAAATGCACATTGACGAACTGAAAGCATCTCCACAAACATTGGTCATCAGCAAAAACAGTCTGACACAAGCGGCAAAGCAAAAAGTTCCTGCAGCCGTCCATCTGTCAGTCGACAGTCTGATCACTACGCCTAAATATGAGAGCGTCGTCGCCAACTTGAAGCAAACAGCGTAA
- a CDS encoding PTS sugar transporter subunit IIA gives MITIKDEHVLLDQTYNNAEAAIVAAGEFLVGQGLVSPPYIQSMLARHRKVSVYVGNFVALPHGDSEGQPYIEEEGICLIQVPDGVNFGNDKEPQIATILFVVALKEKQLEALQDIAFFCSDIENVMALSDAKDLRAVQTILKNS, from the coding sequence ATGATTACAATCAAAGATGAGCATGTATTATTGGATCAAACGTACAACAACGCCGAAGCCGCGATCGTTGCCGCCGGTGAATTCCTGGTGGGGCAAGGATTGGTGTCTCCGCCTTACATCCAATCGATGCTGGCGCGCCACCGCAAAGTGAGTGTCTATGTCGGTAATTTTGTCGCTTTGCCTCACGGTGACAGCGAGGGGCAGCCCTATATTGAAGAAGAAGGCATCTGCTTGATTCAAGTGCCCGACGGTGTCAACTTCGGCAATGACAAGGAACCGCAAATCGCGACTATCCTTTTTGTGGTGGCCTTGAAGGAAAAGCAATTGGAAGCTTTGCAGGACATCGCTTTTTTCTGCTCGGATATCGAAAACGTGATGGCGTTGAGCGATGCCAAAGATCTGCGGGCGGTCCAAACCATTCTCAAAAACAGTTAG
- a CDS encoding BglG family transcription antiterminator: MFLTPRETIILKELLHSASPVTVEHLMSLLKVSKRTVYRELANLELSLESIGAKLEKASRGRFRLLAEDAAKAEILSIVSEDEPSELSATERQHAILLQLLNSDEPISMQTFLDEYLISNTTFFADIKQLELRLARLPLTIARNRGYELVGSEKYRRLLLANILGIEINEYHFFHFSELEDKESFFMQFVNQEQLLFAQKLVREIVEPRFSDLSDRKLEFLILMLTISMDRVPRGRQLMEESYAGQINKELLDLSKQIFAKIAAHTKQLYAVSEVVFFANLLGDFFSDLDNDFFNESFDPRLAYQVKQLIENVSQNAEVNFFEDSNLYKMLLTHLSAALSRAILNQGSLNNPILERIMGQYSEVAGAIRKALPKVFPQQEFSEEEIAYMVLHFANSLERSPKVIAVDIAGISPSGLASTRMLEMRLRKHFPFINEIVFFRIADLGKLNLEEKFDLTISTSLLPGYSGKYLLISPLLLEDEIKQLKEAFRAIDHTKRHVQPAAKPSLPENDDYQEVMTFIDEINQLLKHFFVKTLENSTDVSETVALAVENISSEIVADPAKVRDKLMNRYQQAPIGIPNTHFALFHASHAAALQPCFCVFDLKTPLEIVGMDKQPMTLTRMLVMLAPDPIEENVAKMLGKISGAIIMNDLGMEIFNSGNEAIIYQLLSALLIEEVKK, translated from the coding sequence ATGTTTCTAACTCCTAGAGAGACCATCATTTTGAAAGAATTGCTGCATTCCGCCTCACCGGTTACCGTGGAACACTTGATGAGCCTGCTGAAAGTCAGCAAGCGAACGGTCTACCGCGAATTGGCAAATCTCGAGCTTTCTTTGGAATCCATCGGCGCAAAGCTGGAAAAAGCGAGCCGGGGACGTTTTCGCTTGCTTGCCGAGGATGCCGCAAAAGCAGAAATCCTCTCCATTGTGTCTGAGGATGAACCTTCCGAATTATCCGCTACGGAACGCCAGCATGCCATTTTGCTGCAGCTGTTGAACAGCGACGAGCCGATCAGCATGCAGACGTTTTTGGACGAATACTTGATCAGCAACACCACGTTTTTTGCCGATATCAAACAGTTGGAGCTGCGTTTGGCGCGTCTGCCCTTAACGATTGCGAGAAACCGCGGCTATGAACTTGTAGGCAGCGAAAAGTATCGTCGGCTCCTGTTGGCCAATATTCTGGGGATCGAGATCAATGAGTACCACTTCTTCCACTTTTCGGAATTGGAAGATAAAGAAAGTTTCTTTATGCAATTCGTCAATCAGGAGCAGCTACTTTTTGCTCAAAAATTGGTGCGGGAAATCGTCGAGCCCCGCTTTTCCGACTTGAGCGATCGGAAGCTGGAGTTTTTGATTTTGATGCTGACGATCTCCATGGATCGCGTTCCGCGAGGCCGCCAACTGATGGAAGAGTCCTATGCGGGACAAATCAATAAGGAACTGTTGGATCTGTCGAAGCAGATTTTTGCCAAAATCGCAGCTCATACGAAGCAATTGTATGCGGTCAGCGAAGTCGTCTTCTTCGCTAATCTGTTGGGTGATTTTTTCAGTGACTTGGATAATGATTTTTTTAACGAAAGCTTCGATCCGCGCTTGGCGTACCAAGTGAAGCAATTGATCGAAAACGTCAGCCAGAATGCCGAAGTCAATTTCTTTGAAGACAGCAATCTTTATAAAATGCTTTTGACGCATCTTTCCGCGGCGTTGAGCCGCGCCATCCTGAATCAAGGGAGCCTGAACAATCCCATCCTGGAGCGGATCATGGGGCAATACTCGGAAGTTGCGGGTGCGATCCGCAAAGCCTTGCCGAAGGTGTTCCCGCAGCAGGAATTCTCGGAAGAGGAGATTGCCTATATGGTGCTGCATTTCGCCAATTCCCTGGAACGCAGCCCGAAAGTCATCGCGGTGGATATTGCCGGTATTTCCCCGAGCGGCTTGGCCTCGACGCGGATGCTGGAAATGCGCTTGCGTAAACATTTTCCTTTCATCAATGAGATCGTCTTTTTCCGGATAGCCGACCTCGGGAAACTGAATCTGGAAGAGAAGTTTGACTTGACCATCTCCACTTCATTGTTGCCTGGTTACAGCGGGAAATACTTATTGATTTCCCCGTTGCTTTTGGAGGACGAAATCAAGCAACTAAAAGAAGCGTTCCGCGCAATCGATCATACGAAGCGGCATGTTCAACCCGCTGCGAAGCCCAGCTTGCCCGAAAATGACGACTATCAGGAAGTCATGACGTTTATCGATGAAATCAACCAGTTGCTGAAGCACTTTTTCGTCAAGACGCTAGAAAACAGCACCGACGTTTCCGAAACTGTCGCTTTGGCAGTGGAAAATATTTCAAGTGAAATCGTAGCGGACCCGGCAAAAGTCCGGGATAAGTTGATGAACCGCTATCAGCAAGCGCCGATCGGGATACCCAATACCCATTTCGCTTTGTTCCACGCATCGCATGCCGCGGCCCTTCAGCCTTGTTTTTGTGTCTTTGATCTGAAGACACCGCTGGAAATAGTCGGTATGGATAAGCAACCGATGACTTTGACGCGGATGCTGGTCATGCTGGCCCCCGATCCGATCGAAGAGAATGTCGCTAAGATGCTGGGGAAAATCAGTGGAGCGATCATCATGAACGATTTGGGGATGGAGATTTTCAATTCCGGAAATGAAGCGATCATCTACCAATTGTTGTCGGCGCTCCTGATCGAAGAAGTCAAGAAGTAA
- the glmM gene encoding phosphoglucosamine mutase, with product MGKYFGTDGVRGVANSELTPELAFKLGRFGGYVLRQHAKDIAHPLVLVARDTRISGQLLEYALVSGLLSVGIEVLQLGVIPTPGVAYLTRIQGAVAGVMISASHNPAGDNGIKFFGADGFKLSDEQEYEIEAYLDQEGDDLPRPSADGLGTVDEYPEGVLKYAQYLQTTIPDDLSGITVCLDAANGAASPVVNRLFADLETDFFTMGANPDGININKGVGSTHPDVLAKFVVEKKADVGLAFDGDADRCIAVDENGRIIDGDRIMFICGKYLKERNKLNNNTIVSTVMSNLGFHLAVEAEGMTALKTQVGDRYVVEEMRKNGYNLGGEQSGHVVFLDMNTTGDGLLTGIQLLNVMKQTGKKLSELADEVTLYPQELVNVRVSEKDGVMEIPTVKAVIEEVEAEMAGKGRILVRPSGTEPLLRVMAEAETDEKCHEYVMRIVDVVKSEIGI from the coding sequence ATGGGTAAGTATTTTGGAACAGACGGTGTCAGAGGCGTTGCGAACAGCGAATTGACGCCGGAATTAGCTTTCAAATTAGGCCGTTTTGGAGGGTATGTCTTAAGACAACACGCCAAAGATATCGCACATCCGCTGGTGTTGGTTGCGCGTGATACAAGAATTTCCGGGCAATTGTTGGAATATGCATTGGTTTCCGGTTTGTTGTCGGTCGGTATCGAGGTATTGCAATTGGGAGTCATCCCGACACCCGGCGTCGCTTATCTGACACGCATCCAAGGTGCTGTAGCTGGGGTCATGATTTCCGCATCGCACAATCCCGCAGGGGACAATGGCATCAAATTCTTCGGGGCTGACGGGTTTAAACTGTCGGATGAACAAGAATACGAAATCGAAGCTTATTTGGATCAAGAAGGCGATGATTTGCCAAGACCCTCCGCAGACGGATTGGGCACAGTGGATGAATATCCGGAAGGCGTCCTTAAATATGCACAATACCTGCAGACGACCATCCCGGATGACCTTTCCGGCATCACGGTCTGCCTGGATGCGGCAAACGGGGCAGCATCACCGGTCGTCAATCGTCTTTTTGCGGATCTGGAAACGGATTTCTTCACGATGGGCGCAAATCCTGACGGCATCAACATCAACAAAGGCGTCGGTTCGACACACCCGGATGTCTTGGCTAAATTTGTCGTCGAAAAGAAAGCGGATGTTGGCTTGGCATTCGATGGAGATGCCGACCGCTGCATCGCTGTGGACGAGAACGGGCGCATCATCGACGGCGATCGAATCATGTTCATCTGCGGGAAATACCTGAAGGAACGCAACAAACTGAACAACAATACGATCGTTTCAACGGTAATGAGCAACCTGGGCTTCCATTTGGCTGTGGAAGCTGAAGGCATGACTGCCTTGAAGACGCAAGTCGGCGACCGTTATGTCGTGGAAGAAATGCGCAAAAATGGCTACAATTTGGGCGGCGAGCAATCCGGACATGTTGTTTTCCTGGATATGAACACGACCGGGGATGGTCTTTTGACGGGTATCCAATTGTTGAACGTCATGAAACAGACCGGTAAAAAACTTTCCGAGTTGGCTGATGAAGTGACGCTTTACCCGCAAGAATTGGTGAACGTACGCGTTTCCGAAAAAGATGGTGTGATGGAGATTCCGACTGTGAAAGCTGTCATCGAAGAAGTTGAGGCCGAAATGGCAGGCAAAGGCCGCATCTTGGTGCGCCCAAGCGGAACAGAACCATTGCTGCGCGTTATGGCTGAAGCTGAAACGGATGAAAAATGTCATGAGTACGTTATGCGCATCGTGGATGTCGTAAAATCGGAAATCGGCATCTAA
- a CDS encoding PTS sugar transporter subunit IIA, producing the protein MNNLDKEMIVLNKAFASKEEAIRFCGQKLVDAGCVDSDYVEAMVQRDRMLSVYMGNFIAIPHGTDAAKEHVKKSGICVVQVPDGVDFGDEQEEKVATVLFGIAGVGDDHLELIQKIALYCSDVDNVVTLADALTKDEITGSLAIA; encoded by the coding sequence ATGAATAACTTGGATAAAGAAATGATCGTTTTGAATAAAGCGTTCGCGTCAAAAGAGGAAGCCATCCGTTTCTGCGGCCAAAAATTAGTGGACGCAGGCTGTGTGGATTCGGATTATGTGGAGGCTATGGTACAACGGGATCGCATGTTGTCAGTATATATGGGGAATTTCATCGCGATTCCCCACGGCACCGATGCAGCCAAAGAGCACGTGAAAAAATCAGGCATTTGTGTGGTGCAAGTGCCTGACGGGGTCGATTTCGGTGACGAGCAGGAAGAAAAAGTAGCAACCGTTTTGTTCGGAATCGCTGGAGTCGGGGATGATCACTTGGAATTGATCCAAAAAATCGCGCTGTATTGCAGCGACGTGGATAACGTCGTGACTTTAGCGGATGCTTTGACAAAAGATGAAATCACTGGCAGCTTAGCCATTGCATAA
- a CDS encoding mannitol-1-phosphate 5-dehydrogenase — MKAVHFGAGNIGRGFIGEILNHNGYAITFVDVNDTIIEALKTRGGYTIELADESRKQIQIGNVTGLNNAKEAEKVVEAIVEADILTTAIGPNILPRIAQLIAEGIKARAARNIQQPIDIIACENMIGGSTFLAGEVKKYCTETAYLDTYVGFPDAAVDRIVPMQQHADPLFVQVEPFSEWVVQGTACKSPIRLEGVAYVNDLEPYIERKLFSVNTGHATVAYTGALQGYETIDEAMQDHLVVIQLRSVLHETGKLLIKKWGFDEAEHEKYIEKIIGRFQNKYISDAISRVARTPLRKLGNHERFIRPMVELTQLDEMPFHLLETIGMVFNYFDPEDEQCQELKEMILQKGLDKIIPEVTGIDNQKILGSIKQNVEKYAYKVA; from the coding sequence ATGAAAGCAGTACACTTTGGTGCCGGGAATATCGGCCGTGGCTTTATCGGAGAAATTTTGAATCACAACGGGTACGCAATCACTTTTGTGGATGTGAACGATACAATCATTGAGGCTTTAAAAACGCGTGGCGGCTACACGATCGAGCTGGCGGACGAGTCACGCAAACAGATCCAAATAGGGAACGTCACCGGGCTCAATAATGCTAAAGAGGCAGAAAAAGTTGTGGAAGCGATCGTTGAAGCGGATATCTTAACGACTGCCATCGGACCGAATATTCTGCCCAGAATCGCGCAATTGATCGCAGAAGGGATCAAGGCGCGTGCAGCCCGGAACATCCAGCAGCCTATCGACATCATCGCCTGTGAAAACATGATAGGCGGATCGACATTCCTGGCGGGGGAAGTCAAGAAATATTGCACGGAAACGGCTTATCTTGACACGTATGTCGGCTTCCCGGATGCAGCGGTGGATCGGATCGTTCCGATGCAGCAACATGCGGATCCGCTCTTTGTGCAAGTGGAGCCCTTCAGCGAGTGGGTTGTACAAGGGACAGCCTGCAAAAGCCCGATCCGTCTGGAAGGCGTTGCCTATGTGAACGATCTGGAGCCTTATATCGAACGCAAACTGTTCAGCGTCAATACAGGACACGCTACGGTAGCCTACACAGGCGCTCTCCAGGGTTACGAAACCATCGATGAAGCGATGCAGGATCATCTGGTCGTTATCCAACTGCGTTCTGTATTGCATGAAACCGGTAAATTGTTGATCAAGAAATGGGGATTCGATGAAGCCGAGCATGAGAAATATATCGAAAAAATCATCGGTCGTTTCCAGAATAAATACATTTCCGACGCGATTTCCCGTGTGGCGCGCACGCCTTTAAGAAAACTGGGCAATCATGAACGCTTCATCCGTCCGATGGTTGAATTGACCCAACTCGATGAGATGCCTTTCCATTTGCTGGAAACGATCGGCATGGTCTTCAATTATTTCGACCCGGAAGATGAACAGTGCCAAGAACTGAAGGAAATGATCCTGCAAAAAGGCTTGGACAAAATCATTCCGGAAGTGACCGGGATAGACAACCAAAAAATCTTGGGCAGCATCAAACAGAACGTCGAGAAGTACGCTTATAAAGTAGCGTAA
- the glmS gene encoding glutamine--fructose-6-phosphate transaminase (isomerizing) encodes MCGIVGYVGQGNVQEVLLHGLEKLEYRGYDSAGIFVVDAENQGHVFKEKGRIADLRAIVDRQVDAHTGIGHTRWATHGVPSAENAHPHQSADGRFTLVHNGVIENFKEIKDEYLQGVNFVSQTDTEIVVQLIEKIAAEGNLDGKEALRRALSIVRGSYAFALVDAQDPNVLYAAKNKSPLLIGLGDDFNVVASDAMATVQITNQYVEIHDGEMITLTADGVTIEKMDGKIVTRNPYTAQIDASDLEKGTYPYYMLKEIDEQPAVMRNIIQKYQNAEGRLTVPEELTTAMLEADRIHIVACGTSYHSGWVGKHYLEKIAQIPTEVHVASEFSYNPPLLKGNPFFIFLTQSGETADSRQVLVKVKEWGYPALTITNVAGSTLSREADYTLLLHAGPEIAVASTKAYTAQIAVLAVLSDALGARTGHDMGIDMVHELGIVANAMEAVIDDKERIAALADIYLPNTRNAFYIGRGLDYFVSMEAALKLKEISYIQTEGFAAGELKHGTIALIEEGTPVLAIITQADVASHTRGNVEEVRSRGANTCVFAMEGLANENDQIILPAVHPALAPLMTVVPTQLMAYYATLHRGYDVDKPRNLAKSVTVE; translated from the coding sequence ATGTGTGGAATAGTTGGATATGTAGGACAAGGCAATGTACAAGAGGTATTGTTGCATGGATTAGAGAAATTGGAATACCGTGGTTATGATTCAGCCGGTATTTTTGTCGTAGACGCTGAAAACCAAGGACATGTGTTCAAGGAAAAAGGCCGCATCGCGGATTTGCGCGCAATCGTCGACAGACAGGTGGATGCGCATACAGGAATCGGACACACGAGATGGGCAACACATGGCGTGCCGAGCGCAGAGAACGCGCATCCGCACCAATCTGCGGATGGACGTTTCACTTTGGTCCATAACGGTGTCATCGAAAACTTCAAAGAAATCAAAGACGAGTATCTGCAGGGCGTTAATTTTGTCAGCCAAACAGATACGGAAATCGTTGTGCAGTTGATCGAAAAAATCGCTGCCGAAGGAAATCTGGACGGAAAAGAAGCTTTACGCCGCGCTTTGTCGATCGTAAGGGGCTCGTACGCTTTCGCATTGGTCGATGCACAAGATCCGAATGTCCTTTACGCAGCCAAAAACAAAAGCCCGTTGTTGATCGGCTTGGGCGATGACTTCAACGTCGTTGCCAGCGATGCGATGGCTACAGTTCAGATCACGAACCAATATGTGGAGATCCATGACGGCGAAATGATCACCTTGACGGCTGATGGCGTCACAATCGAAAAAATGGACGGAAAAATAGTAACGCGCAATCCGTATACGGCCCAAATCGATGCCAGCGACCTGGAAAAAGGGACATACCCTTACTACATGTTGAAAGAAATCGATGAGCAGCCTGCTGTTATGCGTAACATCATCCAAAAGTACCAAAACGCAGAAGGCCGCTTGACGGTTCCTGAAGAATTGACCACTGCTATGTTGGAGGCTGACCGCATCCATATCGTGGCTTGCGGAACGAGCTACCATTCCGGTTGGGTGGGTAAACATTATCTGGAAAAAATTGCACAGATTCCGACAGAAGTGCACGTAGCCAGCGAATTCTCCTACAACCCGCCGTTGTTGAAAGGCAATCCGTTCTTCATCTTCCTTACCCAAAGTGGGGAGACTGCGGACAGCCGCCAAGTATTGGTGAAAGTAAAAGAATGGGGATATCCGGCCTTGACGATCACAAACGTGGCTGGTTCGACCTTGTCGCGTGAAGCGGACTACACATTGCTGTTGCATGCAGGTCCTGAAATCGCGGTTGCTTCAACGAAAGCTTATACGGCGCAGATCGCTGTCCTGGCTGTCTTGTCGGATGCGTTGGGTGCGAGAACGGGTCATGATATGGGAATCGACATGGTCCATGAATTAGGGATCGTCGCAAATGCGATGGAAGCGGTCATCGATGACAAAGAGCGCATCGCTGCCTTGGCTGACATCTACTTGCCGAACACCCGCAATGCTTTCTACATCGGACGCGGTCTGGATTACTTCGTATCGATGGAAGCTGCATTGAAACTGAAAGAAATTTCTTATATCCAAACAGAAGGTTTTGCTGCCGGAGAATTGAAGCACGGGACAATCGCCTTGATCGAAGAAGGAACTCCGGTCTTGGCTATCATTACCCAAGCGGATGTTGCCAGCCATACCCGCGGAAACGTCGAAGAAGTGCGTTCGCGCGGCGCAAACACTTGCGTATTCGCAATGGAAGGTTTGGCCAACGAGAACGACCAAATCATCTTGCCGGCTGTTCACCCAGCGTTGGCGCCACTGATGACAGTCGTTCCGACCCAACTGATGGCTTACTACGCAACGCTTCACCGTGGCTATGACGTCGACAAACCAAGAAACTTGGCTAAATCCGTTACGGTTGAGTAA
- a CDS encoding PTS transporter subunit EIIC produces the protein MIKPKRSCVQADLFELPKIRRVGHYLSGMIMPNVSVFITWGIITTLIQYLRGPLQSSFLEMDRLMIQFLLPVLIAYTGGRLIEQRAGVVAAVAVIGMLAESEDPQILGAMVIGPLIGWNVFLFDKYVLPKVKPGYEMLVRNFSAGILGMLFGYLSLVFIGPFIAGITNQIGLVVGWLIQRNLLLITNIFIEPLKVLFLNNTLNHGILTPLGIEQAGDAGTSILFLIETNPGPGLGVLLAFILFSRKELKATASGAFMIHLFGGIHEIYFPFVLLNPMLFAAVILGGMSGTLVFELFQVGLKVPASPGSIVVILANAPQDMLLGVASGIAGSTMVSFLIASLVIRKDQTKKENSEKVTKVTEIRKILFACDAGMGSSAMGASLMRQQLEASGISIPVDYTSIYHVNDDPQLLLITQNELRHLAEMQAPHAQLVTIGNFLDQEEYAKVVALLTDEQVIKGIPEALGEKLPYQKVVFLYADGVRGSQTMAVQAFRNLAEKHNISIAVEKQPLEMLIAEQRNLYVVTEAFAAENDLPKAPLLIVEHLIATNKYEKLLRGDLSDVSNS, from the coding sequence ATGATAAAACCAAAACGCTCCTGTGTACAGGCAGACCTTTTTGAATTACCGAAAATAAGGCGGGTTGGTCATTACCTCAGCGGAATGATCATGCCGAACGTGAGTGTCTTCATCACATGGGGAATCATTACGACGCTGATCCAATATCTTCGGGGACCGCTCCAAAGCTCTTTTCTTGAAATGGATCGCCTCATGATTCAGTTTCTCCTCCCTGTGCTGATCGCTTATACCGGGGGACGATTGATCGAGCAACGTGCCGGGGTCGTGGCAGCCGTTGCGGTGATCGGAATGCTCGCGGAATCAGAAGACCCGCAAATTCTGGGTGCCATGGTCATCGGCCCGTTGATCGGCTGGAATGTGTTTCTGTTCGACAAATATGTGTTGCCGAAAGTCAAACCAGGTTATGAAATGCTTGTCCGTAATTTTTCGGCGGGAATCCTCGGCATGCTGTTCGGCTATTTGAGCCTTGTTTTTATCGGCCCGTTCATTGCCGGCATCACGAATCAGATCGGGCTGGTTGTCGGCTGGCTGATCCAGCGGAACCTGCTGTTGATCACGAATATTTTTATAGAACCGTTGAAGGTATTGTTCTTGAACAATACGCTCAACCACGGCATCCTTACGCCGCTGGGGATTGAACAGGCAGGGGATGCGGGTACCTCGATTTTGTTCTTGATCGAAACCAACCCCGGGCCGGGTCTGGGGGTTCTGTTGGCGTTCATCTTGTTCAGCCGAAAGGAACTGAAGGCCACAGCCAGTGGTGCTTTCATGATCCATCTGTTCGGCGGGATCCACGAAATCTATTTCCCGTTTGTTTTGTTGAATCCGATGCTGTTTGCAGCCGTCATTTTGGGCGGGATGAGCGGCACGCTGGTTTTTGAGTTGTTTCAAGTGGGACTGAAAGTTCCGGCTTCACCGGGATCAATCGTGGTGATTTTGGCGAATGCGCCGCAAGATATGCTGTTGGGGGTTGCGAGTGGCATTGCAGGAAGCACAATGGTAAGTTTTCTGATCGCTTCCCTCGTGATCAGAAAAGACCAGACAAAAAAAGAAAATTCAGAAAAGGTGACGAAAGTGACGGAAATCCGGAAAATTTTATTCGCATGCGATGCAGGAATGGGTTCAAGTGCGATGGGAGCCAGCCTGATGCGCCAGCAATTGGAAGCGAGCGGGATTTCGATCCCGGTGGACTACACGTCCATTTACCACGTGAATGATGATCCCCAGCTTTTGCTTATCACCCAAAATGAGTTGCGGCATTTGGCCGAAATGCAGGCCCCGCACGCCCAACTTGTCACAATCGGGAATTTTTTGGACCAGGAAGAGTATGCGAAAGTTGTGGCACTGCTGACGGATGAACAAGTAATAAAAGGGATCCCGGAAGCGCTCGGGGAAAAACTGCCTTATCAAAAGGTCGTCTTTTTGTATGCGGATGGTGTGCGGGGTTCGCAGACGATGGCCGTGCAAGCGTTCCGGAATCTGGCGGAAAAACATAACATAAGCATCGCTGTCGAAAAGCAGCCATTGGAAATGTTGATTGCGGAGCAACGGAATCTGTATGTCGTCACTGAAGCCTTTGCTGCTGAGAACGATCTGCCGAAGGCTCCGCTGCTGATCGTCGAGCATCTTATCGCAACAAACAAATACGAGAAACTATTAAGGGGAGACTTGTCGGATGTTTCTAACTCCTAG